A segment of the Catenuloplanes nepalensis genome:
GAGGCGGACCATGGCGGTCGCGGCGGCGATCCTGCTGCTCGCCGGCTGCGGCGGGAGCGGGGACGAGGAGCCGGCGGCGGGCGGTGGGTCGGGTGCGCCGGGGCCGGCGGGCGGCGACGCGCTCAGCGGGCAGCTCACCGTGTTCGCGGCGGCGTCGCTGACCGAGTCGTTCGACCGGATCGGGCAGGATCTGCAGGCGCGCAACCCGTCGCTGTTCATCACGTTCAACTACGGCGGCAGCTCCGGGCTGGCCACCCAGATCAACGAGGGCGCGCCGGCGGACGTCTTCGCCGCCGCGTCGCCGGCCACCATGACGTCGGTGGTGGACAAGGGCGAGCCGGTCGTGTTCGTCAGGAACCAGCTGGTCATCGCGGTGGCGAAGGGTAATCCGAAGGGCATCGCCGGGCTCGCGGACCTGGCGAGGCCGGAGCTGAAGGTCGCGCTCTGCGCCGAGGAGGTGCCGTGCGGCGCGGCCGCGAAGAAGGCGCTGGCCGGGGTGGCGCTCACGCCGGTCACGCTGGAGCAGGACGTGAA
Coding sequences within it:
- the modA gene encoding molybdate ABC transporter substrate-binding protein — translated: MRRTMAVAAAILLLAGCGGSGDEEPAAGGGSGAPGPAGGDALSGQLTVFAAASLTESFDRIGQDLQARNPSLFITFNYGGSSGLATQINEGAPADVFAAASPATMTSVVDKGEPVVFVRNQLVIAVAKGNPKGIAGLADLARPELKVALCAEEVPCGAAAKKALAGVALTPVTLEQDVKGALSKVTLGEVDAALVYRTDAKAAASDVDGVEFPESAGAINDYPIVVLTDAPNAAAAEGFVEYVRTEGLTVLTEAGFQAP